Within the Eleginops maclovinus isolate JMC-PN-2008 ecotype Puerto Natales chromosome 5, JC_Emac_rtc_rv5, whole genome shotgun sequence genome, the region acatgtcaaactgtaaacatgtaaacatgtcaaactgccatcagtattgtatgcatgaaagcttattttgctgcttctgtgttttcatcaggacatcaactgatgcagccccagaagaccatatcacagagcctttgaaggagccccccatcacagatccgttggaagactcagccgatgatcctgtccagcctgaaccagtaacaccaccatgcacctctgaaacctgctgtacccgcatccagagtcttgagcaagaatgccaagctctaagggctgaaaatgtgttgttaagggaaaagattaataggaagaccctgacagagattagtttaaataacaatgataaaaaggtgAATGTCCTCACTGGGCTGGCAACCTATGCATGTCTCATGaccatttttcaatatctggctccatttctcaaagttaaatcatcaataacatgttttcaacaatacatgttgactttgatgaagcttcgaatgaacttaacatttgactttttgggtttttattttggcatcgaCCCAACTACTGTCTCCAGGCACttcaaaaactgtgttaattTGATGTATTGTAGACTGGTGCCAAGCCTAGTGGTGTGGCCTGAAAGAGAATCTTTAAGAACATCTCTTCCATATGTATTTAGAAATGGTGACTACGAGAAGACTGTTTGTATCAttgattgctttgaaatatttctagaGAAACCAAGTAGATTGCGACCCAGTGCGCAGTGTTACTCAAGATAcaaatcacatcacaccatgaaatatttaattgccaTTTGCCCTCAAGgttcaatttgtttcatttctactgGATGGGGAGGTCGCACCAGTGATAAGTTCATTACAGAACACAGTACTTTTTTACCTAATATTCTCCCAGGGGATGTTGTTTTGGCAGACAGGGGGTTTCTGGTGAAAGAGTCTGTTGAAAGGTGTCAGGCTGAATTAAAAATTCCAGCATTTACTCgtggaaaaacacagttagATCCTGCTGACATAGAGAATACAAGATCTCTAGCCTCTTTAAGGATTCACATCGAAAGAGTCATAGGAGTACTTCGTCAGAAATATACTATCTTACAAAGCACTGTGCCAATAACTTTCACAgacatagagaaagaaaatgatgttaCTTATCTTGATAAAATTGTGAGTGTATGTTGTGGACTAACAAATGTACCTGATTCTGTGGTGCCCTTTGAGTGATGAATTTGTGcgtcaacagaaaataaacctttttgatTCGCTTCTCACTTGTTTCTTGTGACTTCTTTTCTCACTCACTAGATTTGAGTGACCTATCCACATTTTAAGATCGCTACAGATACTgctacagacacagaagacattggtttaacagttgtttattaattaataaaatatttacattgcatcagctcattcatattcacacatttcGTAAGTAAGTAAGACTaagtaattatgttttttttttttgagcatTGATTAGTTTCCTACAACTAGGACACACCCACTGTTTCGGTACCCTTTTCATCCGAAGGCAGGTTTGGTGGAACCTCTTCACGGCACAGAACCCTGAGGCACAAACAAGCATATTCCCTGCCGCAGGTGCACGGCAGTAGCACCACTGTTGCTGGGGATCGGTGCTTGCAGTTGCTTGTTTTGGTGCAGAAAACCATTTGCCTAACAGCTCTGGGATGATGCATTTTAGGAAGAAGTCACGAGCAAGTTCAAGTTCTTTGAGAAAGAATTCTGGGTCAAATGTAATGCGTTCCACAAAGGGTGAATCACCTTCCTTTTCAGTCCACAGAATGAAATCACAGTATGCCAATTTGGTAACAAATAGCTGCATCTGCACTTGGTAGAAGTATGCATGGTCTCGCTTAAGTCTAATTTTTCCTAGGGAATCTTGTTCAAGGCAAAAGTGTGCAACAGAATTTACAGCTTCATTGACAGAAAGCTCCTTTGCAGAAAATGGGCACTTCATTTCTAAGACACCTGTACCACAGCAGCTACAGGACACATACCCATCAGGTGAGGCCCCGATAAATGGGTGCAGAGGTGAAATTCTAAATCCGGCTGGTCGCACCAGGACGTCTGTGTGTGATAGGCGATGCTGCATTTCGTAGTATTTTCTGGccagttcttcattattgcaTCCCCATCTGAAGAAACAATGGAAATATGAGTTTTGGACAATAGTAATGCCACCCCACATTGCTACCTCCCTGCcctttacaaatgtttaatgcTGTACTTGGTTTTacacttctttttaaagaatagcCTAGTACTTACTGCATTTACCCTCTCTGTTCATTCACCTCACACTAATTTTCTTGTACACCATATGTTGTACGTAAGTAAGTTAACACATACATAGAAGAGATTACACACTGCACACCCTATTTTAGTTTACAGGGAAATTCCAGCTGATTTCAACATGCAGTtgtaatgctcacacacactacccttGACTTGTCAGTACCTTCCTGAAGATGTGGCATATATCATCCCACATGATACAGCTGT harbors:
- the LOC134864247 gene encoding uncharacterized protein LOC134864247, which codes for MVDNCCAPGCTNRRGKKKGVSYYRIPKDAERREKWIGAIKRARSLQKKTERWDPPAVGFRLCSDHFISGRKSDNPLSPDFIPSIFDYLPSPEKRRHKTRLEVFNRRQKAKLHKVEQAKISAEAIRQRTSTDAAPEDHITEPLKEPPITDPLEDSADDPVQPEPVTPPCTSETCCTRIQSLEQECQALRAENVLLREKINRKTLTEISLNNNDKKVNVLTGLATYACLMTIFQYLAPFLKVKSSITCFQQYMLTLMKLRMNLTFDFLGFYFGIDPTTVSRHFKNCVNLMYCRLVPSLVVWPERESLRTSLPYVFRNGDYEKTVCIIDCFEIFLEKPSRLRPSAQCYSRYKSHHTMKYLIAICPQGSICFISTGWGGRTSDKFITEHSTFLPNILPGDVVLADRGFLVKESVERCQAELKIPAFTRGKTQLDPADIENTRSLASLRIHIERVIGVLRQKYTILQSTVPITFTDIEKENDVTYLDKIVSVCCGLTNVPDSVVPFE